The following proteins are co-located in the Hevea brasiliensis isolate MT/VB/25A 57/8 chromosome 11, ASM3005281v1, whole genome shotgun sequence genome:
- the LOC131170448 gene encoding metal tolerance protein 9-like, producing MISPGTDSFDYRTELPSPPPPGEEVPVVASVPSWRLNMDKFQLPERRLETHHFGFTYIFKTVKRRRQIAEYYNRQEKLLESFNEFESSTELGILPQALTEKEVKQLARSEKTAIYASNIANLVLFLAKVYASVESRSIAVIASTVDSLLDVLSGFILWFTDNNMRTPNHYRYPIGKQRMQPVGIVVFASVMATLGLQILFESGRQLIAKAQPERDPNKEKWMIGIMVSVTVIKLALTIFCRRFKNEIIRAYAKDHLFDVITNSIGLATAVLAIKFHWWLDPLGAILIALYTISNWSGTVMENVWLLIGRAAPPEYIAKLTYLIWNHHEKIKKIDTIRAYTFGIHYFVEADIVLPEEMSLSHAHNIGETLQEKLEQLPEVERAFVHVDFEFTHHPEHNPKRTN from the exons ATGATTAGTCCTGGAACGGATTCGTTTGACTATCGAACGGAGCTTCCATCGCCTCCACCACCGGGGGAGGAGGTGCCGGTGGTAGCAAGCGTCCCTTCTTGGAGACTCAACATGGATAAATTTCAGTTGCCTGAAAGACGTCTGGAAACTCATCATTTTGGCTTTACATATATTTTCAAAACAGTGA AGAGACGAAGACAGATTGCAGAATATTACAACAGGCAGGAAAAGCTTCTTGAATCCTTCAATGAATTTGAATCCTCCACTGAGCTTGGAATTTTGCCTCAGGCTTTGACAGAG AAAGAAGTAAAACAACTAGCAAGGAGTGAGAAAACGGCAATCTATGCATCAAACATAGCAAATTTGGTACTTTTCTTGGCAAAAGTATATGCTTCAGTTGAAAGTAGATCAATTGCAGTAATAGCATCAACAGTGGACTCTCTCTTAGATGTCTTGTCTGGTTTTATCCTCTGGTTTACTGATAATAATATGAGAACTCCTAATCACTATAGATATCCCATTGGCAAGCAGAGGATGCAACCTGTG GGAATAGTGGTATTTGCATCAGTAATGGCAACTCTAGGGTTACAGATATTGTTTGAATCAGGACGGCAACTAATCGCCAAG GCTCAACCAGAGAGGGATCCAAACAAAGAAAAATGGATGATAGGGATAATGGTATCGGTAACAGTAATAAAACTAGCTCTGACAATATTTTGTCGGAGATTCAAGAATGAAATAATAAGGGCATATGCCAAGGATCATCTTTTTGATGTGATCACCAACTCAATTGGTCTAGCCACTGCCGTTTTAGCTATCAAATTCCACTGGTGGCTTGATCCTCTTGGAGCTATACTA ATAGCTTTATACACAATAAGCAATTGGTCGGGTACGGTTATGGAGAACGTATGGTTGTTGATCGGAAGAGCAGCACCGCCGGAGTATATAGCGAAGCTAACATACCTAATTTGGAATCATCACGAGAAGATAAAGAAAATAGACACCATTAGAGCATACACATTTGGTATTCACTACTTTGTGGAAGCAGACATTGTATTGCCTGAAGAAATGTCACTTTCACATGCACATAACATTGGAGAGACACTTCAAGAAAAGCTTGAACAACTTCCTGAGGTCGAACGAGCTTTTGTTCATGTGGATTTTGAATTTACTCATCACCCAGAACACAACCCCAAGAGGACTAATTGA